Within the Candidatus Cloacimonadota bacterium genome, the region AGATTATACCCAACTAAACCGCCAATACTGCTTCCACCGGTAGACATTGCTCGTATTAAACCTGTACTATAGCAACTGTTAATAATAGAGTTATTATTAAACCCCACCAAACCACCAATATAACGATATCCTATTATATCAGTATTTGTAACACCAAGATTAGATATTGTAGCGTTTTCTGTATAACCAAACAAACCTTGAAACCAATCATTTGGACGATTGATCATTAAGCTATCAATAATAAAGCCATTTCCGTTATAATTACCCTGGAATCTGCTTGTAAAAGATCCTAACGGTATCCATCCTTCTCCTTCGTTCCAAGGAGCTACCCCCAGATTAATATCTGCCGTCTGGATAAAGTATTTGTCGTTATGCGTTTCACCTAAGTAATAACGTATATTATTCAGATGTAATGCAGTCTCAATCTGCCAGGGATCCAATTCAGTACCTGAACCTCCGGCAAATTGAGCTAACAACACACAAAGAGACGAAACGCTCAAAAACAGTAACAATACTATTTTTCTCATCTTTTACCTCCAGGAAATAAGAGAATAATTAATAGTTTATGATCAAAAGAGGTTTTCCATGATGATATTTTCGAATCCAAGTCATTTCTTCATCCCTTTTTTCAAGAAGACATTACGTTGTAAGTAAAAGACTATTTATTATTTATACAAACCTTGTTACAAATTAAACGAGAAATTGTCAATTCTTTTATCATATCCGGCTAAGTTCTCTTACACGCTGCATTAATATTTTAGAAGTTACGCTCCATAACTACCAACCATATGCTTTGAAACAGTATTAATAAACGATTTCCTTGACAGTTGAAATGTAGTTAAAACTCTCATCAATAATAAAATGATGAGGTTACATGGGGCAAAATAGAGAAATGTTTATAGAATATCTAAAAAATGCATTTTCTGATCCTCAGGAGCAAATAATAAAATTTGATCTGTTTCATGATCTACTTTTAGAAGCAAATAAAAGGGTAAATCTCATCTCTCGTCAGACTAAACCTGAACAGCTTTGGTCATACCATTTCTATGATTCGCTACTTCCTCTGTCTTGTGATGTTGACTTTAATAGTAAAATGGTTATGGATCTAGGTTCTGGTGGTGGTTTACCCGGTATTCCTTTAGCAATATCAAATCCGTCTACTCTCTTTATTTTAATGGATTCACGAGAGAAAAAAATCCTTGAGTTGAAACAGATGATCAAAAAACTTGACTTGAATAACTGTTATCCGATTTGTAAACGACTGGAAGAATTTCGTTGGAGTGAAGTAGAAAACCTGATTCCTGAAAATGATGGGCTTGATGTTATCGTCTGCAGATCGGTTAAGATAACTCCCAAGCTCCTAAGGAAAATGCGAGTTTTGTTAAAAGATGCGGGATATATTCTGTTATATAAAGGAAGAGAGATAGAAGAGTCTTGGCTGTTGAAAGATGCTGAAATCTTATTAAAAGAAGAAAAGCCATGGGGAGAAAGGACTCTTTTAAAAATTAACAAGATATGAAAAAGATAATTGCTATCGTTAATCAAAAAGGTGGTGTCGGCAAGACAACCACAGCAGTTAATTTAGCATCTGCTATGGGCTTATATGAAAGAAAAACACTTCTGATCGATTT harbors:
- the rsmG gene encoding 16S rRNA (guanine(527)-N(7))-methyltransferase RsmG, producing the protein MFIEYLKNAFSDPQEQIIKFDLFHDLLLEANKRVNLISRQTKPEQLWSYHFYDSLLPLSCDVDFNSKMVMDLGSGGGLPGIPLAISNPSTLFILMDSREKKILELKQMIKKLDLNNCYPICKRLEEFRWSEVENLIPENDGLDVIVCRSVKITPKLLRKMRVLLKDAGYILLYKGREIEESWLLKDAEILLKEEKPWGERTLLKINKI